ACGGAACCGTTCTGCAGACCTATCATGAGTTCAACTGGGGCTACGGGCTCGGCTGGGGAGCCACCATCTTCATGCTGGGCGGAGGGATCCTCTTCTGCCTGCGGACGGACATGTACGAGGATGCAATGTACTAATCCTTCATCAGCCCTCACTGCAgggaacacacacagacacacagagacctTCTTCACTTTGCACACGGCTGATGTGAGCACAGACCTTATCTCTCAGTTTCTCTTGCCGTCTTGCTCtctttgttatttttagaaGAGGTTATGAAGGCCTAATTTAGGCCACGGCTGTATGAATAGAATGCCCCCCTCCCACCTCCGTGCAGCCAGTGGGTCCCTCAGCCCTGCTGGTATCGGGGGCGAGGTGGCAAAGCTAAAGCGCAGAGATCTTTCTGGACGGGCTCGAGCCACTGTGCTGGATGTTTCCACTGCACGATGACCTGAATCTCTATTGTTAGAGAGAAACAGGACAGTAGATTCTCTGCACAGTCCTGAATGTGCAGTGGCTGAATATTTAACAGGACTGATTTGTCtccacatttcctttttttttttttaacatttttgtagcTTTTCATGAGGATAAGCTtgttgtttatgtatttatggCATCATTTTCCACTTCTAAATATTGAAAACCTGAACTTCTCCCTCGAACTGTCTTAGCTGAAACATATCTAGTAAGTGTAAATTAGTCAGCTTTGATACATGCTATCGAGTGTTTATAGtttgtttggacaaaaaaatcacaccgGTTTGTCttgaatgaaaaatgtaaatgtgtacaAAGTATTTCTACATGAAGGAGAATTCAGAATAAATGACTGTAGTTTTGGGAGCAGTAGGAGTGTAAAgtgttgttttcactgtgagGATGTGGCTCCTGTGGTTCAGGGACTGACCtttgacagcattttaggagaGGATCCATCAGGGGTACCCCAGTTTTAGACCGGACAGCAGTGAGACAAAAATGCAAACCACTTTCATTATCCAGAGCACACATTCCTCAGAGGAAACCATCCCCGACTATTTAAAGAGGCATCGCCAGGTTAGTGGCTCGCACCTAGCTGGTATGTAAAATATGATGCATTGGTTGAAACATGAGtaacacaaaacattttattggAAACCCCAAAACCAAATGCCAGTAACAGATAAATGTGCTTCAGTTTTAACATTACAGCTgtacaacaaagagacagagactGTGAAAACTCAACTGCGGTTACTTCATACACTTTTTTCTTATTGTGTTTATTAAAGGAAAGCTTTAAAACTTCTGTATCATTtccctgcaggaaaaaaaaaacagaaggcgTTTCCACACTTGGTGAAGTTTCCCCTTCACACTTTCTTTACTCCACGGAgttcaaactgcagcagctggttGGAGAATCTACAGAAAGGGATAAACATTtttccacagctgcagcagtgtgaAAACTCCCCAGCTGTGAGCGGTATTTACACTATAACCAACAGCTCCTGGCGGGAAAGGACGCAAAGTATTGCAGCGTGTAAACCTGACACTCGGCTCCTGTGAATTGTGCcgtgtggtgtttttttttaagcgtGAGGTGGAACATCCGGGATGCCTTATAATAGTTCCGTGGAATCTTTGAAATGTGCCTCATGAGTTAAAGGTGAGGCGGTTACATGACAGGACAGAGAGGGGACACATTTTACAGCATCCAAAACACGACACAGATGTGATCCTGTTACTTAAGTGGAAAGTAACAggacaaaagtgaaaaacaaaactgacagTGAGATGTTTTAACAAGTGGATCATTTACTGtcattcaaaaaaatataaaacatctgTTCTGtgagaatatttaaaaaataacacatgtACACCCACGTTAGTTCAGTTGCTGCACATTCATGACACAAAGcaagttttctttgcttttattcTGCAAATGAGGCTTTTAAAATATGCACTCGCTGGTGTAGTGATATGCATAAAAATATATAGGAACTATGTGAACACAGTGCGACCCGGACCTGTATTAATGTAACACATGACTGTGTGTCAATCTATATAGTCCCCACTGAGACGTTAGTAAACACTGGTCAACATACCCTAACGCGTCCTCTGTTTGCCTTCCTCATACCACCCATAATACTACAGCTGGTTCTGGCGTGTTTCAAAGGTCAAAAGTTGAAATGCCAGTGGGTCTTCATGCTCAGCACTTCACCCACACACTTACTACTACTCCTGCCTATCAGGCCACAGCCTAAAGAAGTACATGCACTAAAATAAAAGCCCTCAGCAAagacattgttcatgtttttttggtaAATCTAAGTGCCAGTTGCTAAATTCCACTCTGTTTACTTCAATGGGCTTTACATTTAACCACACCCACAATGTTAACTCTCTGTCATCTTCCTCCACCTAGTGGTCAGACTGAGGTGCTGTCAGGGGGaaactttaaaattatttttatttttttaatctcagctgAAGGGTGATATCCAAGCAGTGGCATGTTCAACTCAAAATGTTGACACAAAATCAGTTTTGATGGATTTCTTCTtcgtaaagaaaaaacaagtggAGCGTAAAAAAGTAAGCAATTTAacgtttgtttttgttaagaTATGTGGGAAGAAAAGATTGGCATCTGCATTTAAGATTGTCTTGATACAGACACGCCCAAGAAAAGCACCAGAACTGACCTGCTACTACAACACAAATAGGTGGTAatgatttttactgaagctacattttaaatggactattaaaaatatatttgcttgacttgtcagttttatttgtgactGCACAGCTGAGTTcattctgcagctgctgctacaTTCATGATTTCATCTCTGAATACTTTGGACATGTTTTTCCACAACTGCAGAAGATGCAACACAACTGTTTCTGTATGTCAGCAGTATCTGGCAAAaccaaagcaaagaaaaatcCTCCACTCAAGCCCAGAAGACAGACAGAACATTTTCTCACATTAGTTTGTGTGAGTTGGATCGTGTCCGGCCTGTGGAGAGTATTCTGGCCCCTGGGTGCAGTAACCAGCCGGGCCCTGCACACTTTCACTCTGCAGGGACAGATTCCAGTTACTGAGCCTGGGGGACAGAGACAAACGCCAGCTCTGACACTGTGGGACCTGTGgaagaaaaacatcattttacaGATGCAACTGTGCACAGATGTACAGAAAATCCCCCCAAATTCTATGCTACAAACCAGAATGAAGTCCTTGTGATCTCAGCACGTGGAGGTCCCTGCAGACGAGGGTCAGCAGGCTAGCAAAGGCAGAAAGTGGACTGAAAGGCAACACCTGGGCTATACATTACTGTCCTATCATTCCTCTACCAAGATTGGCTCCACCAAAATTACATATTAACCCAAAAAAAGTCACTCGCTGCTCCTCCGCTATCGCTCTGCTACCACCTGCAGCCCCCTCGATCCCATTAAACCCACATACTGCTGCACTGAGCTCTGAGGACGGGGAAGCCTGGTGTGAATACAACAGAAAAGTGATATTTTACGTGCCTCTTCAGAATAAGTCTGGATGCTGTCCATTAgcctctattttgtcatgtagtGTTTGAATGATGAGATGTACAGCAGCTATTCAAATCGTGTGTGCAGCTTCCATGCAAGTATGAAACTAAATATTGCCATTGAGTCAGTTGAGTAAACAGGGGATATGGACACATGCACATGGACGGTCTGGTAGGAACAAGGCAGTGTGGGAAGCTGTCAGCTGCCTGAGTGACCTTGTTGGTGTCGGTGAATGTTGGATCAAAGACTAAAAGCTGTGGTCAGTCTGATGCCAGATGGTTACTTTCCCGACATGAAAAATAATATCCTGTAGTACaatatttaatttacatttgTGCTATATGTGAATTAGTTTTGGAGACATACGTGTGCAAAGTGTCAACAAAATAGTGTAAGTTGTGTGTTAAAGGGAGGGGGCACACAATAGAAAAGTACCTTCCTGAGACATTACTGGCAATGTTTAGTAGCGGTCATGTGGACCTCAGTTAAATACCCTCATATACGGGTACTGAGAGATCCTGTAAACAAGACACAGTGCCAGAGTTACTTAACCATGttcaaatgtgacagaaacaactaTGAAAAGTGTTACACAATCACTGAATCCCCAAGATCTCAGAAGACAATCCAccgaaaatacaaaaaacatgttttatttatgaacaGTGTTCTGCACACTGTCTAAACAGTAGTATCGTCTTTGTAGTTCAGTTTCAATAATTGATTAAACATTATGTTCACATGGAGCATGTCTTCAGACTAATTGAGATTGTTTCAAGTTAACTGACATATAGATAACTATAGTGTTGAAATACTGGTAGGGGAACATGCCACAGAGCGCCTTAATCTGCCTTTTGCATAAGACACAACAGATTGAGGAAAGATCTGTGCACACTAGGCATGAGATGAAGAGATGCTCTGTACCGCCCTGCCTGTGTCTTGCATTTCCACTTTAGTCTTTTGCAAAGAACTCAGGTATTTGTATCTTCACTTTCTCCCTAAGAATGGAAATGTTGTTTATCGTAGTCTTGGCCCTCCTTAGCCATTTCTTTTGTCACAGCTGCGTTCAGGAGAAGGTGGTGTTTCTCACGTGGTCCAGCGGGCGTCTACACTTCGCtacagaaacacccccacacaTGAATAATTAACTAAACCTACCAGCACAGTAATTTGTAACACATTGCAGACTCCACAGCACTGTTCAACAAGTGGTCTCAACTACAATAATTCATCTGATCTGTCAAGTGGTGACTAGAACTGGTTCACTGTGACTGAACACTGCACAGACAATGGCCTGTCTGGTGTCATAGTGATGCAATGCTGTGGCCCTCCAGTGCTTTTTGTTAGTTTAGTTGCTTGCTTGATGTCCACTTTGCAGGATGATGAGTAAACACTTTAAAATTGGGCTGTTTTCACATTTATCTGAAGTGGTAAATGTGAGATTAACTCATGATCTAAGTAGTATTAAGTCAAAATCTACAGCTTACATGGATAATGTACAAACTTTACAGTGAAGATGGAGACATTTATTGTCTAGCAGGTAAAGTTGAAGAAATAATTCATgtaatagtatttttttaatgtatttgaaCTTCATACATACTAATTATTATGAAGGAAataatatttatgttttaaagtGTATGGGAGCTTCTGTACATTTGTAACTGAGCCACAGAGCCAGTCACGATACTTGGgtggacattttttatttgatagTTTGATAAGCTCTTTGGAGTTCAGATTCACTTGAATTTATCAGTTTTGAAGTTATATCTAGATTTATTAATATTCAATTAATaagtaaaacattaagaaataaataactggaacattttttttacatttttctttcaaattgtgATAGTTTAGATTTATTTACCAGCAGCATTTTCAAgcaaaatctattttcacacGCTGTCTTTTCCTGACAGTCAGCATTGTTAGATTTCAAGAGTTTTTAGAATGATTGTAGTCTTTGAGAAGCTTCTTATGTAGTACTGTGACTTCAAATATATTAAACATGTGCAGTTCAATTTTTAAGCATTACAAagttaaagatttaaaaaaaaaagaaaaaataataaatttcaTCTTCTCCTGCTTACATTAGTTGGCCATAATAGACATTTTAACTGGGACTCTGTAACATATTTgtcaggtatcatagttgacatttttgctgttttcaggcctagaattaaccaaacaccacaaggcatttttacagaaagattcttcgaaatattatatatacacttGAGTAAATTTGAAATTGATAGcgatttataaagatattgtagtaacaCTGTTAGACTTGACTCACAGACTACattaaataactaagaaagaggagaaagaacaGACCTTGGAGTCTtaccagtcttttcttcaggaggaaattacatcatgtggagcaggtcatgtgatttgaaatgaacacacttccttgagaggtgtttttgtaacgggtaacttagttgaaagtgatattgccaaaaaaagaaatatctgtcacagctatctcaacttaataaaacgaacacaatcaaaacattttttgaataagctcgttttattattgtttcacTAATTAGAAGggggttgttattaaatttggatattttagtgatatccagtcattttatgctaataagtgattgtttctataataaataattgtggaatttgtaaaaacatgatcataatgaacgtAAAAAACAGtaggtgtttttgtttgcttatttacttttaataaaaatgtatacaagATACATCTCAAACTctctcaattatatattgaccctgtCAGTGAATATTTCTGGTGTTGTTATCAATCTGTAGCAAAATTGTTGATTGTAATAGTTTATTTTAGACCTATGAGTGAAACAGCAGCACTGTGTGAGGCCTCTTCATTATAGCTGGATCTTCTTTTTTTAGCTGTTGGGTAACTGAGTTCTGGGTGAggaatgaaaacaaatcaataaatcagTCAATTAGTTAACAAGCTTGATATCAGGGCCAGctgctggcataaacactctatgccgttgtttatagccacatccactagaggggggccacaccacaataagtgtgtgattcgcattttgtccctgtctttattccaataaaacataaatctgttaatgctgttaatcatgtgcatgtgtgttttaacccaattacaagctgtgcacgtgatttggtagttgtcctgtgcatgttttggggccacaaaaaaaaaatcttgcttagagccaccaaagtcctagggccggccctgcttGATATTCAGCTAACACAGGAACCTATCCATCAAATTTGTAAAGTTTctagtggttctcaaccctgttcctcaggaccccatgtcctgcatgttttagatgcttcccacacctgggaaaaaTGCAAACCACTCgttatcaagcctctgcagaagcctgatgacgagctgatcatttgagtcaggtgtgttggagcagggaagcatctaaaacatgcaggacatggagtcctgaggaacagggttgagaaccactaaACACTCACAGAGAGCTGGGGTccgtttcacaaagcaggtttagtgaaaactctgagtctgTTAACGCTGAAATGAGGGaatctctgagttttctgtttcacaAAGGGAGGTAATTCAAACCAGAGAAAGAGGGGTAACtccagcctgtttcacaaagagaggTAACTTAagctctcggtcagttaccgtaGCAACAGACCAGGGTTTCCTCAAAACCTCGAGTCTCGAActttctctgtctccgccctctttcagccacacacgctgtttcatttcctcattcattcattcattcagcaggCGAGTTTTGGCTTATCCTAGTTTTTCCGTCTTTCTAAATGGCATGTCCTTTCATTAACGACCCAGTGgatgaaggagcagcattactgcgcagagaattaaatattcgtcgggagattgttatcagaccgcgcatagatgttctcgcatttccggacaattatcttTTGGAGCGGTACCGTTTCAAGTCACACTCCATAATCTACATacacaacctaatccgtccttacatttgcaacattaccaaccgcagtcatgctctcacatcccatcagatattgtgtgttgcgctgcggttctttgcaaatggaagttttttgtacaatgtcggagatgcagagcacatAAGTAAAGCCACTGTATGCAGGGCGGTCAGGAAAGTGTGCCTGGCCCTGAAACGACTTCTACCCAACTTTGTGGTCTTCCCTGGaaataaacctgtcagagccatcaaggaggagttccacaggattgcaggtgaataatgtagagatctgttaaatgaattttaaatcagattctgttcatgacattgtgctgcaacctcagactgggattagtcattttaatttcttttaggatttcccagtgtgattggctgcatagatggcacacacatccccatcacagctccctcacataaTGAAGCTGTTTATGTGAATAAGAAGTCCTTTCACAGCGTAAATGTGCAGGTACGCTACAGGTAGATTGACtatggtttctaaatgttaaagactgcatcatagttcaacatctgtcattctctgcactgtccagatcatatgtgatgcttcATGCATCATTAccaatgtggaggccaagtggcctgggtctgttcatgagtCGAGGATTTATcaagagtc
This genomic stretch from Acanthochromis polyacanthus isolate Apoly-LR-REF ecotype Palm Island chromosome 17, KAUST_Apoly_ChrSc, whole genome shotgun sequence harbors:
- the LOC127530538 gene encoding putative nuclease HARBI1: MACPFINDPVDEGAALLRRELNIRREIVIRPRIDVLAFPDNYLLERYRFKSHSIIYIHNLIRPYICNITNRSHALTSHQILCVALRFFANGSFLYNVGDAEHISKATVCRAVRKVCLALKRLLPNFVVFPGNKPVRAIKEEFHRIAGFPSVIGCIDGTHIPITAPSHNEAVYVNKKSFHSVNVQIICDASCIITNVEAKWPGSVHESRIYQESNLSNRLQRGEFDGLLLGDRGYPCQPRLMTPYPDPEPGPQQNFNRAHCRTRAQVERTIGLLKARFQCLRHLRVTPERACDIIVACVVLHNIATIRGERHPAVQTEDPDDDPIHLPAMQDGRAVRDTICNDHFRD